One window of Dyadobacter sandarakinus genomic DNA carries:
- a CDS encoding efflux RND transporter periplasmic adaptor subunit — protein MRTIMLVGVVIVALVLGKLFIFSKPGDKVGDGKKDTGASKSGAGGVPVNVYVVRRESIENQIFAAGTVLPNEEVNLMSEISGRLVKLDIREGASVRKGQLIAKINDRELRAQLQKVAYNQDLSQKIEARQKKLLNVEAINLEEYDVTSNNIRLLDAEKEVIEAQLEKTEIRAPFDGRIGLKYISEGAYMAPGTPIVTIVQSNPVKIDFTVPEKYTPNMRIGNVVKFSLDGDPSTYHARILAVDPKVDENLRTLKVRAIAQNPYSRFVPGMFVKVLADLDADKAAMMIPTEAIVPVLKGKKVFVVKNGKAQEKMVTTGLRTDKKIQVIDGLQPGDSLITSGIIAVKPNSAVKVN, from the coding sequence ATGCGTACAATAATGCTGGTTGGCGTGGTCATCGTCGCGCTGGTACTTGGAAAGCTTTTTATCTTTTCAAAGCCTGGCGACAAGGTAGGGGATGGTAAGAAAGATACCGGTGCATCCAAAAGCGGAGCTGGCGGAGTACCTGTGAATGTGTATGTAGTGAGACGTGAATCCATTGAAAACCAGATTTTCGCGGCGGGTACCGTGCTTCCCAATGAAGAAGTAAACCTCATGTCGGAAATATCGGGCAGGCTTGTGAAGCTGGATATCCGGGAGGGCGCATCGGTGCGGAAAGGACAGCTCATTGCCAAGATCAATGACCGGGAACTGAGAGCGCAGCTGCAAAAAGTCGCCTACAACCAGGATCTCAGCCAGAAAATCGAAGCACGTCAAAAGAAGCTCCTGAATGTGGAAGCGATTAACCTGGAAGAGTATGACGTAACTTCCAACAATATACGCCTGCTCGATGCGGAAAAGGAGGTGATTGAAGCACAGCTGGAAAAAACGGAAATCCGTGCGCCTTTTGATGGCAGGATCGGGTTGAAATACATCAGTGAAGGTGCATATATGGCTCCGGGTACGCCCATCGTGACCATCGTTCAAAGCAATCCGGTCAAAATTGATTTTACCGTACCCGAAAAGTACACGCCCAACATGCGCATCGGGAACGTAGTCAAGTTCAGCCTCGACGGCGATCCTTCCACGTACCATGCCAGAATCCTCGCAGTAGATCCCAAAGTGGACGAAAACCTGCGCACATTGAAGGTGCGGGCCATTGCACAGAATCCTTACAGCCGCTTTGTACCAGGTATGTTTGTGAAGGTACTCGCCGATCTGGATGCCGATAAAGCCGCTATGATGATCCCGACCGAGGCAATTGTGCCGGTTTTGAAAGGTAAAAAGGTTTTTGTAGTTAAAAATGGAAAAGCGCAGGAGAAGATGGTTACGACCGGCCTGCGTACCGACAAGAAGATCCAGGTAATTGATGGTTTGCAGCCCGGCGACTCGCTGATCACGTCGGGTATCATTGCAGTGAAGCCCAATAGTGCGGTCAAAGTAAACTGA